The Suricata suricatta isolate VVHF042 chromosome 3, meerkat_22Aug2017_6uvM2_HiC, whole genome shotgun sequence genome contains the following window.
CGCCCCGCAGACAATCGTAAAGCCGCCCCGGGCTGCTCACCTGCTCCCGCCTCCCGGAGCCCCGGCCTGGCCccgccacccctgccccctccgctgcccccgccccccgcccgagCAGGCGCTGGGCAAGAAGCCGAGCGGgcagagaggcggagagaggatGCGGCCGGCGGCAGCTGTCCCGAGCAGTGCACGGTGATCGCCTCCCCTAGAGGAGGAGTTGCCCAGACCGTTGCCACATTTCTTgttttcctccccaccctccctcacccccccgTAATTACATTGGCTgctggaggggacagggagagacagaggaggcgCCTCGCTTCCCCCCTCGGGCCCGCCACCCCTGCTCTTTCCCATCCCGGGCCAGGATGACTGGAGTCTTTGACAGTCTGGTGGCTGATATGCACTCGACCCAGATCACGGCCTCCAGCACGTACCACCAGCACCAGCAGCCCCCCAGCGGCGGCGGCGCTGGCCCCGGCGGCAGCAACGGCAGCAGCCTCCACAAGCCCCAGGAGTCGCCCACACTCCCGGTGTCCACAGCTACCGACAGCAGCTACTACACCAACCAGCAGCACCCGGCGGGCGGCGGCGGAAGTGGGGGCTCGCCCTACGCGCACATGGGTTCCTACCAGTACCACGCAGGCGGCCTCAACAACGTCCCTTACTCCGCCAAGAGCGGCTACGACCTGGGCTACACCGCCGCCTACACCTCCTACGCACCCTACGGGACCAGTTCTTCCCCGGCCAACAACGAACCTGGTAAGCACAACGCTGGCGTCAAAGGTGCCGAGTCAGTCTGGTTACTGGGATGGGTGGGATAAAAATGTTTGGGGCGGGGATCCATCCGGAGCCGTGGCCGTTTACActgcctgctccctgccctccctgagCCTCTTTACCCTCCTCAATCACCAATCTGCCGAGGGTCACCGGGTATGTCCCTAGGCGCTCAGCTGGTGAGACTCAGGGGCCTAGTGGGCGCCGGGTGCATGCCTCATGGTAACCTCATTTCCTTACCACccgctccttctttctctccgcttcactctttcttcccctcctgtgAGGGTCCAGTTCCCGAGTGTCTGGCGGCCCGAGTCCGCACTAAGCGAAGTTGCTCCTAAGCGCCCCGCGGCGTCTCCGAGAACCCGCCTCCGGACGCGGGCCAAGCCCCACCGGCCGACCCTTGTGCCCACGGGGAACTGTTTGGGTCCTCCGGTTTCGCTTTTCTCACGATTGCGTTGCGTTGCAGAGAAAGAGGACCTCGAACCTGAAATTCGGATAGTGAATGGGAAGCCAAAGAAAGTCCGGAAACCCCGCACCATCTACTCCAGTTTCCAGCTGGCGGCTCTTCAGAGACGTTTCCAAAAGACTCAATACCTGGCTCTCCCCGAGCGAGCGGAGCTGGCGGCGTCTCTGGGCCTCACCCAGACTCAGGTGAGGGGTCCCGGCCTGGCGGAGAACGAGGAGGGCGCTGGCCTGGGGTGGCTGGGTCCGGACAacgttttaaaaagtatttttaaagtaattttaaggaTTTCGAGGTCCGCGCCTTGGGCGGCCTAAACTTAAATGCCCCATCCGCTGCGGCGCGCTGAAGTCTCAGGGGGCCGCCGcgccagagaaaaggaaaggactgGGGTGGGCAGAGGTCCGCTTCCACGTCTTCCGGCGCGATACTGATTAAGCGGGTAAAATAATTGGCCCACCTGACCCCCTCCCGCTGTCACGATCCCCGAGGCACCCACGATCCAGCTGTCTCGGGCTTTCGGAGATTACCTGCTAATGGAGTGGGAACCATCCCGAGCCTCCGAGGCCGCGGCAGGTGACCCGCTTACCTGCCCGGCCGTGCTTCCTACGCCTCCTCCCCTCCCGTGCCCCAGACCCAGGTTCTTCCACTAACGCTCGGGTCCCTTTTCCACAAAGGTCAAAATCTGGTTCCAGAACCGCCGGTCCAagttcaagaagatgtggaaaaGCGGTGAGATCCCCTCGGAGCAGCACCCTGGGGCCAGCACCTCGCCCCCTTGCGCTTCGCCGCCGGTGTCGGCGCCGGCCTCCTGGGACTTCAGCGCGCCGCAGCGGATGGGGAGCGGCGGCGGCCCGAACAGCGGCGGCAGCGGCGCGGGCAGCTCGGGCTCCAGCCCGAGCAGCGCGGCCTCGGCTTTCCTGGGCAACTACCCATGGTACCACCAGGCCTCGGGCCCCACCTCACACCTGCAGGCCGCCACGCCGCTGCTGCACCCGACGCAGACCCCGCAGccgcaccaccaccaccatcaccaccaccaccaccaccacggcggcggcgggggcgccCCGGTGAGCGCCGGGACGATTTTCTAACGCGAGGGGGACCGCgccagagactgagagagcagaGGCCAGTGATCCTCGGTGCTCCCTCCAAGAGCCAGAGAGTCCCTCCAACTGGCCCGCGGATGCCTCCCACCCCTCCGGGGGGAGCGGCCCGAGATGGCCTGCCGCCGCGGGCCCT
Protein-coding sequences here:
- the DLX2 gene encoding homeobox protein DLX-2 → MTGVFDSLVADMHSTQITASSTYHQHQQPPSGGGAGPGGSNGSSLHKPQESPTLPVSTATDSSYYTNQQHPAGGGGSGGSPYAHMGSYQYHAGGLNNVPYSAKSGYDLGYTAAYTSYAPYGTSSSPANNEPEKEDLEPEIRIVNGKPKKVRKPRTIYSSFQLAALQRRFQKTQYLALPERAELAASLGLTQTQVKIWFQNRRSKFKKMWKSGEIPSEQHPGASTSPPCASPPVSAPASWDFSAPQRMGSGGGPNSGGSGAGSSGSSPSSAASAFLGNYPWYHQASGPTSHLQAATPLLHPTQTPQPHHHHHHHHHHHHGGGGGAPVSAGTIF